The Paraburkholderia megapolitana genomic sequence GGATCTGTCGGGACCGGTGATGACGCGCGCCGTGTGCCACTTCGACAACGCGTACTGGTTGCCGGATGTATCGATTGCGGGTTTCTGCGGCAAGACGAATACGCAGTCGAACACTGCGTTTCGTGGGTTTGGCGGCCCGCAGGGTGCATTTGCGATCGAGTACATCATGGACGACGTCGCGCGTTCGCTCGGGCTCGATCCGCTCGATGTGCGTCGTCGCAACCTGTACGGCAAGACCGAACAGAACCAGACGCCGTACGGCCAGGTCATCGACGACAACGTGATCCACGAACTGCTCGACGAAATCGAAGCGACCAGCGACTACCGCGCGCGCCGTGCCGCGGTTCGTGAGTTCAACGCGAACAATGAGATCCTGAAGAAGGGCCTCGCGATCACGCCCGTGAAGTTCGGCATCGCGTTCAACGTGACGCACTTCAACCAGGCGGGTGCGCTCGTCCACATCTATACCGACGGTTCGGTGCTCGTGAATCACGGCGGCACCGAGATGGGCCAGGGGCTCAACACGAAGGTCGCGCAGGTCGTTGCGCACGAACTCGGCATTCCGTTTGCACGCGTACGGGTCACCGCAACCGATACGAGCAAGGTCGCGAATACATCGGCGACGGCGGCATCGACGGGTTCGGATCTGAACGGCAAGGCCGCGCAGGATGCGGCGCGGCAGTTGCGCGAACGCCTCGCCGCACTGGCCGCCGAGCGCTATGGGGAAGGCAAGGTCAGCGCCGCCGAAGTGCGTTTCGGCAATGGCGCGGTGAGTGTCGGCGGGACGATCGTGCCGTTCGACGAACTGGTTGCCAAGGCGTATCTCGCGCGGGTGCAGTTGTGGTCCGATGGCTTCTACGCGACGCCGAAACTCTACTGGGACCAGGCGAAACTGCAGGGTCGGCCGTTCCATTACTACTCGTACGGGGCGGCGGTGTCGGAGGTCGTGATCGATACGCTGACCGGCGAGATGCGCGTGCTGCGCGCGGATGCGTTGCACGACGTCGGGGCGTCGCTGAACCCGGCGCTCGATGTCGGCCAGGTCGAAGGTGGCTTTGTCCAGGGCATGGGCTGGCTCACCACCGAGGAACTATGGTGGAACGCGGGCGGCAAGCTGATGACACACGCGCCGTCCACCTACAAGATTCCAACCGTCAACGACACACCGCCCGACTTCCGCGTGCGGCTCTTCAAGAACCGTAACGCGGAGGACAGCATTCACCGCTCGAAGGCGGTCGGCGAGCCGCCGCTGCTGCTGCCTTTCTCGGTGTTCTTCGCGGTGCGCGATGCGGTAGCGAGTGTCGCCGACTATGCGGTCAATCCGCCGTTGAACGCACCGGCCACCGCTGCGGAGATTCTTAGAGCGGTCGGTGCGGTGCGCGAAGCGGCGCGGGCGAGGGCAGCATGATTGCCGGTCTGCGTTCATCGTCTGCAAGCGCAGCTGATGCGCCGGTGCGGATCGGACGTCGTAGTAGTGCGCCGTCGCAGCCGAGCAAACCGATGCACATCGTGTTGTTCGGCGCGGGCCACGTCGGGCACGCGCTCATCACGCTGCTCGGCATGTTGCCGTGTGTCGTGCAATGGGTCGACGAACGCGACGAGCTGTTTCCCGACGAGGTGCCGGCCAACGTGCAGATCGAAGCCACCGACACGCCCGATGCGATCGTCGATAACGTGCCGGCAGGCGCCTACTTCCTGGTGATGACGCACAACCACGCACTCGATTTCACGCTTGCGACGCGCATCATGCGGCGTCGCGACTTTACGTACTTCGGCATGATCGGTTCGAAGACGAAGCGTGTGAAGTTCGAGCGTCGTTTGATCGAGCGTGGTGTCGAACCCGGGCGGCTCGCGCAGATGACCTGTCCGATCGGCGTGGCAGGGATCGTCGACAAGGCGCCGCATGCGATCGCGTTGGCTGTGTGTGCGGAGTTGCTGCAAATCCGCACGCGCGAGGCTGCGCGTGCCGCGTTCGACGCTAGCGCCAACGCTAACCCAGGCGCGTCGTCACACGGCGTCACTGCGAACGTCTAACGTGCCCGGAATCAAACAACCGACGCACGCTTGCGCCGCGCCCCCTTCGCAATCAGCGTCTCCGACACCTGCGCCATCAAACCGCGCAACCAGCCGATATCGCTCGGCCGGTCCGGCTGCGGATGCCACAGCTGATAACACTTGATCCGCGGAAACGGAATCGGCGCCTCGACGACCGCGAGCGGCAACAGGTTCGCGTAGTGCATCGCGAAGCGCCGCGTCGTCGTAAAGATCAGGTCCGATTGCAACAGCACCTGCGGCACGAGCCCGAAGTACGGCAACGTCGTCACGATATGCCGTTCGGCATGCGCTCGCGCGAGGCCGATATCGATTGCGCCACCGCGACCGCCGCTATACGGCGTCGGTGCGAGATGCGGAGCCGCGAGATACGCATCGCGAGTGAGCGGCGTCTGCGCGAGCGGATGATCGGCGCGCATCATGCAGACCACCGTATCGGAGAACAGATCGCTGCGAGCAAAGCGTGCATCGGGTTTTGGCCAGTTGCCGATCACGAGATCGAGTTCGCCGGCATCGAGTGCAGCGGTGTGATCGAGCATCGGATTCAGCGAGTCGATCTCGAGATGCGCATGCGGTGCGGCCTCGCGGAACTGCGCGATGACCGTCGGCATGAAGAAGTCGTTCAGATAGTCCGGTGCGGCGACGCGAAACGTACGCCGCGAGCGCGCCGGATCGAAATCGCCGTGCGGCGTCGCGACGAAGTCCACCTCACGCAACGCGCGCTGAGCTGCGGCGAGCAGCGACGCGCCATATTCGGTGGGCACCATGCCCGATTTGCCGCGCACGAGTATCGGATCGTTGAGCGTTTCGCGCAGCTTGCGCAACGCGGTGCTGATCGCCGGCTGCGTCTGGTTCAGGCGCAACGCTGTCTGCGTGACGCTGCGCTCGACGAGCAGCGTGCGCAGCACGCGCACGAGCCAGATATCGAGGGAGGCGGCGGTATCGTCGTCCATGATCAAACAGGGCAAGGCGGGTCCGGATGAAGCGGTGCGCGTAACCGGCTTGCCGGACAGTTCGCGCGCAGGGTCGCGAAGTCCATAACCTTAGGCTGTTTCAGGCGCGCCGGCATAGCGCGAGCGGTATGGCCGGCATCACGGGGCGTGTCGATGCGTCGATGAATCAGGACTTCGAGGTCGTGGTGATGCCCAGCGGCAGCGTACTGATCCGCTTCACTTCCTTCGATTCCAGCCAGTTCGGCGTACGTGCGCAGTACAACACCATCGGCAACGCGTCTTCCCCCCAGAACAACTGATCGTTCATGCGGAACGTCGGCACGCCGAACACGCCGAGCTTGATCGCTTCGGCGGTATTGCGCTGCAATTGCGCCTTTGTTTCCTCGCGTGCGATCAGCTGTGCGCCGTCGGGCACGCCGACACGCTCGCACAGCAGCGCAAAGCCTTCGTCAGTCGACGGATCGCGGCCTTCGCGCCAGATGAAGCGGAAAATTTCGCGCACGAAAGCAAGGTCGCCGTGCGCAGCGATTGCGAGCAGCAGCGGCCGGGTCGGATCGAACGGATGTGAGGGCGGCATGCGGAACGGGATGCCGAGCTGGTCCGCGCGAAACAGCGCGTGGCGGTACGTGTAGATGCGCTTGGCCGGTATCTCGGCCGCGACCCGTTGCCCCCAGTGGCGGTACAGGTCGTGCAGCGAGACGGGCACCGGCACGAACGGCATGCCGGGCCATTTGTCCTGTTGTTCGAGCAGCAGGTACGTGAACGGCGAGACAAAATCGTAAAACCACAGCGGCTGTCTGGCGTCGATGCCATCGGTCATGGATGTCTCCCGGAATGCGTTCGTCCCGGCGGGCCGTCGCTGCTGGCTTGCCGGAACTGTGTCGATCTTACGCGGTGCAAGGCGCTGCTGCACTGGTTTTGGCAAGGCGGCGTCGGGTGCGGGGGGCCGCGCATGCGTTGGGTGCGTGTGGCTGCTCAGGTGTTCGACGATGCACACGCCAGACCCGTGCGGCAGATCCATGCGCCAGACCCGTCCGCCAGACCCACGCGCCGGATTCAAGCGGATCGCGTCGGCGCCGCCGGGTTCGCGTTATCGGCCCCAGGACCGGCTTCAGACGGCCCCGACAGCCCGGCCGTATCGCTGGCGTCACCGCTATCGCTGTTATCGCGCGGCACACGCGAGAGCCGCGTGCGCACGAAACCGATATGTTCGCGCAGCACATAGAACTGGTCGGCATAGGCGAGTGGCATCTTCAGCCCGTTCACCGATTCCTCGATCGAGTCGAGTTTTTCCAGCAACGTGTCACGCTCGGCCGCCGAGGTCTCGCTGAGCGCGCCGCGCTCGATGGCGATCAGCGCGCCGTACCAGCGATAGATGCGCGATTTCACCCGCCATGCATACAGCGACGGCACGAGCCGCAAACCCGGAATCAGCACGACGACGAGCGGCACCAGCACGACGAGCAGACGATCCGCGAGACTCGCGAGCCAGAACGGCAGCACGCGGTAGAGGAAACTCTTGCCCGACTTGTAGTAGCGCGCGGCATCGTCGCTGAGCGGGAAGTCGTGGGTGAGCTGCGAGGGAAATTCGCCGGCCCGTTGCAGCACGCTCGCCTTGCCGTGCACGTCGCGTGCGGCTTCGATCAGCAGGTCCGACAGCGCGGGATGCAGCGAGTCGCGCGCGACCAGTTCGGCGGTCGGCGCGACCATGTGGATCGTCGCCGACGGCAGGTTCTTGCCGAGATCGAATGCGCCCGGCGGCAGGTCGACCGTGGTCAGGTATGGAAAGCGCCGCGTGTACGCGTCGGCTTGCGTGAAGTTGTAGAACTGCACACCGGGCGTGCGATACAGCTTGCCCATCACCGGCGGTTGCGCCGAATCGCCGGTCAGGAACGCGGCGTCGATCTTGCCGGAGATCAGCGCCTGGGCCGCTTCGTCGCCGGAGAGCGGCAGCAGCGTCGTGGGACCGGCGTCGGGCGTGATGCCGTTCGCCTTCAGCATTGCAAGCGCCAGCTCGCGCGTGCCGCTGCCTTCGGCGCCGATGGCGAGGCGCTTGCCCTTGAACTCGGAGAGCCGCGCGACCGTCGGGCCGCGATAGAAAATGGCCAGCGGCACATACGCCACGCTGCCGAGCGACACCAGTCCGTCGCGCGACGTCGACGGCGAGATGCCGTCCTGGACGAAGCCGACGTCGGTGTCCGCGTTGGGATCGGACAGCCGCTTGAGATTATCGAGCGAGCCTTCGGAGGTCAGCACGACGAGCGTCACGCGATTGCGCGCAAGGATCTTCTTGTATTTCTCCGCGGCGACCCAGAACGTGCTGCCGCGCGGGCCGGCGCTGATCGTCAGGGTGTCGGGCGGCGCCGGCTGGATCAGCCGGAAGGCGAACCAGATCGCGATAACGCTAACCAGCAGGATGGGACCAAACGAGACGGCCAGATCGCGCCAGGAAATCGCCACGAAGCGGGCGACGAGGCGGGGCTTGCGCGAAGCCCTGGGAGCGGAGTCGGGACCTTTTGAAGGTTTCATTGGATAGGTAGCGATGACGTCCTAGCAACAGGCAGCGGGCGCTTAAAAGCCGTATGGCGCGGGCCGCCGGCGCTGTACGACAGGTTCGCGCCGATGGTACATGAGATTACAGCGTACGGCGGCACGGCGTCACAAACCCGTAACAAATGGTGAATCGGCGCGCGCCGGTCGACATGGGGATGTCGGCCGACGACCACGTTTTCACCTCTGGTCGATGCCCGCGATGCAGTGCACCAGATGGTGAGATTCACGGCTGTGGCGGGCAAACCCGCTCACTAAACCCTTTGCGCTTCTCGCGCGGCTAGATTAAATTGTGCATCGCTGCCGCGATTGAAGGTTCCCGGCGCGACCCGGCAAGGAACAAGCAGAACCGGGCGCGTCGCAGGTCCGCGCGGCAGGTCGGCCGGCGCATCGTATGGCGTTCGGCGCGGCCGCAGCCTCTCGCCTCTCGCACACCGTGTCGCAGCCATAGTCGGCCGTCGCTGCCGCGCCTTGCAGGCGCCGCGCGTTCGGGCCGCCGGTAGTCGTAACAAAGCCGCTGGGTAGATGCGGTCCAAACCGAAGTACAAAAGGAGAAATCATGAAATCGGTCGATTTTCTGAAGGCGTTGAGTGGTGTAGTAGCCGTTGTGGTGGCGTGCAACGTGTATGCGCAGGCAAGCGGTGCGGACACGACAGCGGCGCCGGCCGCTGCAACGACGAGCGCCAAAACCGTCAAGAAGGCTGACCGCCAGCTGGGCCGCAAGGTGCGCGCTGCGATCAGCAAGGCGCAAGGCGTCGACGTGTCGAACATCTCCGTGCGTGCACGTGGCGGCGCTGTCACGCTGACCGGCTCGGTGCCCGATCAAGGCCAGATCGACAAGGCCGGCGCTGCGGCGCAAGGCGTGGCTGGCGTGACGTCGGTATCGAACAAGCTGTCGGTTGTGCAGCAGTAAGCGTCCAGCATTTGTCCGCGTCGGCTCGCGCATCGCGCGGGTGCGGCGGGCACAGACAGGCTGAACCCAAGACGGGCTCCGGTGTTTCACCGGGGCCCGTTTTCTATGGCGCGTAAGCTCGCGTCGATGCGTCGCGAATGTTTAAACGCCGACGATGTCCGCACGTGGCCGATGACACACAAATTTCGCAGCTTCCGGCGTACTGTGTGAACGTGCAATGGGAGCGGACGTCATGGAAAGGGCACTTGAGCGCTACACCGACCTGCCGATCGGCGCACGGGCGGCATTCGAACTGGTCTGCGCGCGGCACGGATTTGCGCCCGCGCACTTCGAGGTGATTGCAGGCGCCGATCCGGACGATGCGGCTCATCGTCCGCTCGTGACGATCCGGCGGGGCGGCTGGGCGCAGTCGTATTTCGCCGACGAAGCGGGCCACTGGGTCAGGCAGTTCGAGACCGATCTGAACTGCCGGTTTTTCAAGTAGGCTGCGCCGCTCCCGCCACTACGCCAGCACGAGCCGCACCCCCACCAGCGTCAGCGTTGCCGCAAGAATATTGCGCAACAGCGCATCCGGCGCCCGCGACGACAGCAGGCTGCCCACCGCGATTCCGGGCAACGAACCGACCAGCAGCGACAGCAGCATCGACCAGTCGATTGAACCGAGAAGCCAGTGCCCGGCGCCCGCGAGCAACGTAAGCGGCACCGCGTGCGCAATATCGGAGCCGACGATGCGCGTGGTCGGCAGTGCCGGGTACAGCAGCAACAGCACCGTCACGCCGATCGCGCCCGCTCCCACCGAGGTCAGCGACACCAGCACGCCCAGCACCGCGCCGGTCAGCACAGTCAGGCCCAGCGTGCGGCCCTGGCTCGGCGCGCGGTCGCGCTTTGCGGCCAGCGCCGCAAGCTGCGGGCGGAACACCAGCGCCACGGAAGTAATCAGCAGTGCCGCGCCGAGTACGACCTGGATCAACCGGCTGGCGCCAGGCGTGTCCATGCCATAGCGATGCAGCACGATCAGCGTGATCGTCGTGGCGGGCACGCTACCGGCTGCGAGGCGCGCCGTGATCTGCCAGTCGATGGTGCCTTTCAGTCCATGCACGAGCGTACCGGTCGCCTTCGTCGCGGCGGCGTACAGCAGATCCGTGCCGACCGCGGTGGCCGGGTGGATACCGAACAGCAGCACGAGGATCGGCGTCATCAGCGAGCCGCCGCCTACACCCGTCAGCCCGACCAGGAATCCGACGCCCAGACCGGAGACGGAGTACAGCAGTTCGATGTGGGGAAAGGCCATTGCGCGGACCGCGGACGGTTGTCGGATGCAGGTTGCGAAGTGCGGTGTCCGAAGCCGCGCGTTCGCTCAGGCGAACGCGCGTCCGGTGGCGCGGCGAAAGTCCGCCATTGTCGCAAAACCGCGCGCTGCGTGCTTAACGTTGCACGCGTGCCTCGAGCAGATCGCCCATGCCGATGCGTTTCGCGAAGTCGATGCGCACGCGCTCCGACACCTCGAACACTTCGGTTGCACCATCCCCGACAAAATCGATCAGCGAACGCATCGGTCGCGTGCCGGCAGGCAGACCGACGATGCGCACGATCTCGTCGGCCACCGCGCGCGGATCGGCGTTGGGCGGCGTGAGCGCGGTGAGGCGTTCGCCGATGCGGTCCATCACGCCGTCATAGCGCGCGTACGCTGCAACGGTGTCGGCATCGGCGGGTTTGCCGGCGCTCGGGAAATGGTCGGTGCCTTGCGTGAAGGCACCCGGCACCACGATCGACGTTTCGATGCCGAAGCGCACCAGCTCGTAGGCGAGCGTGACGGCCAGCGAATCCATCGCTGCTTTTGCCGCACCGTACGGCCCCATGAACGGCGGGAAGCCGCCCTTCGTCGTCGTGCTGCTGATCCACAGCATCAACCCGGTTTCCTGGGCGCGCAGGTACGGCAGCACCGCGCGGTTCACGCGCTGCGCGCCGAGCACGTTGGTGTCGAACACCTTGACGATTTCCTCGGGCGTGAACGCTTCGGTCGGACCGGTGACGAGGTGGCCGGCGTTCTGCATCACGACGTCGATGCGTCCCTGGGCGTGCACGATTGCGGCGGCCGCGGCATCGGCGGAAGCTTGCGACAGCACATCGAGTTCGAGCGGATAGAGCGCGATGTTGCGTTGCGCGGCGAGCGCGCGCACTTCGTCGGCACGTGCGCGGTTGCGGCCTTCGATGTCGCGCATCGTTGCATAGACGATATGGCCGGCTTCGGCGAGCGCCTGTGCGCTCAGTTTGCCGATGCCGGTGCCTGCACCGGTAACCAGAATGACGGATTGCATGGTGATGCTCCTTTTACGTTGGATGAGTTCGGCGAGATTCGCCGGTAGTCGGTGCTGTGCGGCGGACCGCGCTCAGGCGATGCCGCCGTTCGCGCGCAGGATCTGGCCGTTCACCCAGCCCGCGTCGGGACCGGCGAGGAACGCGACCACCGATGCGATGTCGTCCGGCTGGCCGAGCCGTTGCAGCGGCGGCATCTTCGCGAACGTTTCGATCTGCGCCTCGGTCTTGCCATCGAGAAACAGCGACGTCGCGATCGGGCCAGGCGCCACCGCATTCACGGTGATGTTGCGGCCGCGCAGTTCCTTCGCGAAGACGTGCGTGAACGCTTCAACGGCAGCCTTGGTCGCGTTGTAGACCGCGTAACCCGGCAGATTCAGCGCCAGCGTCGTGCTGGAAAAGTTGATGATCCGGCCACCGTCGGTGAGACGCGCCGCCGCTTCGCGCAGCGTGTTGAAAGTGCCGCGCACGTTGATGTCGAAGGTCTGGTCGTAGAGCGCGTCGCTGGTGTCGGCGAGCGGCAGTGTCTTCAGGACGCCCGCGTTGTTGACGAGCACGTCGATCTTGCCGAGTTGCGCTTCGGCGGTTTCGAACAGGCGATGGACATCGTCGCTGCGCGAGACATCGGCTTGCACGGCGATCGCTTTAGCACCGCTCGCGCGCAGTTGCTCGACGAGCGCTTCGGCGCTCGCCGCACCGGCGGCGTAGTTGACGACGACAGCGAAACCGTCGGCGGCAAGACGCTGCGCCACGGCGGCGCCGATGCCGC encodes the following:
- a CDS encoding BON domain-containing protein; the encoded protein is MKSVDFLKALSGVVAVVVACNVYAQASGADTTAAPAAATTSAKTVKKADRQLGRKVRAAISKAQGVDVSNISVRARGGAVTLTGSVPDQGQIDKAGAAAQGVAGVTSVSNKLSVVQQ
- a CDS encoding SDR family oxidoreductase, with product MNTPTQPRVAIVTGASRGIGAAVAQRLAADGFAVVVNYAAGAASAEALVEQLRASGAKAIAVQADVSRSDDVHRLFETAEAQLGKIDVLVNNAGVLKTLPLADTSDALYDQTFDINVRGTFNTLREAAARLTDGGRIINFSSTTLALNLPGYAVYNATKAAVEAFTHVFAKELRGRNITVNAVAPGPIATSLFLDGKTEAQIETFAKMPPLQRLGQPDDIASVVAFLAGPDAGWVNGQILRANGGIA
- a CDS encoding 2-hydroxychromene-2-carboxylate isomerase — translated: MTDGIDARQPLWFYDFVSPFTYLLLEQQDKWPGMPFVPVPVSLHDLYRHWGQRVAAEIPAKRIYTYRHALFRADQLGIPFRMPPSHPFDPTRPLLLAIAAHGDLAFVREIFRFIWREGRDPSTDEGFALLCERVGVPDGAQLIAREETKAQLQRNTAEAIKLGVFGVPTFRMNDQLFWGEDALPMVLYCARTPNWLESKEVKRISTLPLGITTTSKS
- a CDS encoding sulfite exporter TauE/SafE family protein, with translation MAFPHIELLYSVSGLGVGFLVGLTGVGGGSLMTPILVLLFGIHPATAVGTDLLYAAATKATGTLVHGLKGTIDWQITARLAAGSVPATTITLIVLHRYGMDTPGASRLIQVVLGAALLITSVALVFRPQLAALAAKRDRAPSQGRTLGLTVLTGAVLGVLVSLTSVGAGAIGVTVLLLLYPALPTTRIVGSDIAHAVPLTLLAGAGHWLLGSIDWSMLLSLLVGSLPGIAVGSLLSSRAPDALLRNILAATLTLVGVRLVLA
- the xdhB gene encoding xanthine dehydrogenase molybdopterin binding subunit, whose protein sequence is MNQQAEPFLKDAQNLDDLINDFTQVHVSRPHESAHLHVSGRATYTDDIPVVAGTLHAALGLSTKAHARIVSMSFDAVRATPGVIAVLTAEDIPGANDVGPIIHGDDPILADGIVQYVGQPFFIVVATSHDTARLGARRAEIVYEELPAIMTAQQARAADSRVLPPMKLARGDAGTKIARAAHRDAGEMLLGGQEQFYLEGQISYAVPKDDDGMHIWCSTQHPTEMQHLVAHALGIASHNVLVECRRMGGGFGGKESQSGLFACCAALAAWKLLCPVKLRPDRDDDMMVTGKRHDFHYTYEVGYADDGTIEGVGVDMTSRCGFSADLSGPVMTRAVCHFDNAYWLPDVSIAGFCGKTNTQSNTAFRGFGGPQGAFAIEYIMDDVARSLGLDPLDVRRRNLYGKTEQNQTPYGQVIDDNVIHELLDEIEATSDYRARRAAVREFNANNEILKKGLAITPVKFGIAFNVTHFNQAGALVHIYTDGSVLVNHGGTEMGQGLNTKVAQVVAHELGIPFARVRVTATDTSKVANTSATAASTGSDLNGKAAQDAARQLRERLAALAAERYGEGKVSAAEVRFGNGAVSVGGTIVPFDELVAKAYLARVQLWSDGFYATPKLYWDQAKLQGRPFHYYSYGAAVSEVVIDTLTGEMRVLRADALHDVGASLNPALDVGQVEGGFVQGMGWLTTEELWWNAGGKLMTHAPSTYKIPTVNDTPPDFRVRLFKNRNAEDSIHRSKAVGEPPLLLPFSVFFAVRDAVASVADYAVNPPLNAPATAAEILRAVGAVREAARARAA
- a CDS encoding TAXI family TRAP transporter solute-binding subunit, whose product is MKPSKGPDSAPRASRKPRLVARFVAISWRDLAVSFGPILLVSVIAIWFAFRLIQPAPPDTLTISAGPRGSTFWVAAEKYKKILARNRVTLVVLTSEGSLDNLKRLSDPNADTDVGFVQDGISPSTSRDGLVSLGSVAYVPLAIFYRGPTVARLSEFKGKRLAIGAEGSGTRELALAMLKANGITPDAGPTTLLPLSGDEAAQALISGKIDAAFLTGDSAQPPVMGKLYRTPGVQFYNFTQADAYTRRFPYLTTVDLPPGAFDLGKNLPSATIHMVAPTAELVARDSLHPALSDLLIEAARDVHGKASVLQRAGEFPSQLTHDFPLSDDAARYYKSGKSFLYRVLPFWLASLADRLLVVLVPLVVVLIPGLRLVPSLYAWRVKSRIYRWYGALIAIERGALSETSAAERDTLLEKLDSIEESVNGLKMPLAYADQFYVLREHIGFVRTRLSRVPRDNSDSGDASDTAGLSGPSEAGPGADNANPAAPTRSA
- the xdhC gene encoding xanthine dehydrogenase accessory protein XdhC yields the protein MIAGLRSSSASAADAPVRIGRRSSAPSQPSKPMHIVLFGAGHVGHALITLLGMLPCVVQWVDERDELFPDEVPANVQIEATDTPDAIVDNVPAGAYFLVMTHNHALDFTLATRIMRRRDFTYFGMIGSKTKRVKFERRLIERGVEPGRLAQMTCPIGVAGIVDKAPHAIALAVCAELLQIRTREAARAAFDASANANPGASSHGVTANV
- a CDS encoding LysR substrate-binding domain-containing protein — protein: MDDDTAASLDIWLVRVLRTLLVERSVTQTALRLNQTQPAISTALRKLRETLNDPILVRGKSGMVPTEYGASLLAAAQRALREVDFVATPHGDFDPARSRRTFRVAAPDYLNDFFMPTVIAQFREAAPHAHLEIDSLNPMLDHTAALDAGELDLVIGNWPKPDARFARSDLFSDTVVCMMRADHPLAQTPLTRDAYLAAPHLAPTPYSGGRGGAIDIGLARAHAERHIVTTLPYFGLVPQVLLQSDLIFTTTRRFAMHYANLLPLAVVEAPIPFPRIKCYQLWHPQPDRPSDIGWLRGLMAQVSETLIAKGARRKRASVV
- a CDS encoding SDR family NAD(P)-dependent oxidoreductase — encoded protein: MQSVILVTGAGTGIGKLSAQALAEAGHIVYATMRDIEGRNRARADEVRALAAQRNIALYPLELDVLSQASADAAAAAIVHAQGRIDVVMQNAGHLVTGPTEAFTPEEIVKVFDTNVLGAQRVNRAVLPYLRAQETGLMLWISSTTTKGGFPPFMGPYGAAKAAMDSLAVTLAYELVRFGIETSIVVPGAFTQGTDHFPSAGKPADADTVAAYARYDGVMDRIGERLTALTPPNADPRAVADEIVRIVGLPAGTRPMRSLIDFVGDGATEVFEVSERVRIDFAKRIGMGDLLEARVQR